A genomic segment from Maniola jurtina chromosome 9, ilManJurt1.1, whole genome shotgun sequence encodes:
- the LOC123867955 gene encoding vegetative cell wall protein gp1-like, with protein sequence MLVTVILLLITCGIVQSSEIHPVAPAGAAPIVTASSSQYFERTFNRLIATPPVLEPVLPVAPAPVVPVFPAAQPRPFLSVLPIAPAPPVVVEATRTTSVPANPTNPQQSAPVEPNIAIAIATAHAAAPVATILLPPYPFGFPPSFGVLPQAPQAPSDPNTRESTTLKTTTTVQATSTQREEDATTPLPSNTDNNFALAPSNQNVNFRQYLAPQLPAQGSGPQQLPAPRPQQFPGPNVRPQQFPETDPRPQQYPEPNPRPQQCPGLTPRPQQFSGSNLRPQQFPGSNPRPQQFPGSNPRPQQFPVQTSRPQQLPIPNPWPQHVPQHLPQPDSRPIKFKTNVEVVPVPLAYIAPPSPHQHHHHHHQSLKAVPYIHKYIPKTSKIIIIRPVSASRIRTVRVPAGFATYGPPKLVKRAALKRSQNIRFTPRDEQTTFGPINRPFTRPPRL encoded by the exons ATGCTTGTGACG gttATATTATTGCTGATAACATGTGGAATCGTCCAAAGTTCAGAGATACATCCAGTGGCACCAGCTGGTGCTGCGCCTATAGTGACAGCTTCCAGTTCGCAGTACTTCGAAAGAACTTTTAATCGTTTGATCGCAACGCCACCTGTATTAGAGCCAGTGTTACCTGTTGCCCCTGCCCCTGTGGTACCAGTTTTTCCAGCCGCACAACCTCGTCCGTTTTTATCAGTTCTGCCTATTGCGCCCGCTCCACCGGTTGTCGTAGAAGCAACTAGAACAACATCTGTTCCTGCAAATCCAACAAACCCACAACAGAGTGCTCCTGTCGAACCCAATATTGCTATTGCAATCGCAACTGCTCATGCTGCTGCACCAGTTGCCACTATACTTCTTCCACCCTACCCATTTGGATTTCCACCATCATTCGGAGTGCTACCACAAGCACCTCAAGCACCATCAGACCCCAACACTAGAGAATCAACTACGTTAAAAACTACAACAACAGTCCAAGCAACTTCAACACAAAGAGAAGAAGACGCTACAACACCATTACCATCAAACACAGATAATAATTTCGCTCTAGCACCTTCAAATCAGAATGTGAACTTTAGGCAATATCTAGCACCACAATTGCCTGCACAAGGGTCTGGACCCCAGCAACTACCTGCTCCGAGACCACAACAGTTTCCTGGACCGAATGTTAGACCACAACAATTTCCTGAAACGGATCCGAGACCACAACAATATCCTGAACCAAACCCAAGACCACAACAATGTCCTGGATTGACTCCGAGGCCACAACAATTTTCTGGATCGAATCTTAGGCCACAACAATTTCCTGGATCGAATCCAAGGCCACAACAATTTCCTGGATCAAATCCGAGACCACAACAATTTCCTGTACAGACATCGAGACCACAACAATTGCCTATACCTAATCCGTGGCCACAACATGTGCCCCAACATTTGCCTCAGCCAGATTCAAGACCCATCAAATTTAAAACGAACGTGGAAGTAGTACCTGTGCCTCTAGCCTATATCGCTCCACCTTCACCGCATCAacaccatcatcatcaccatcagtCATTGAAAGCAGTTCCTTATATTCACAAATATATACCGAAGACGTCaaagattataattattaggCCAGTGAGTGCTTCTCGAATTAGAACCGTCAGAGTACCTGCAGGATTTGCGACGTATGGACCACCTAAATTAGTAAAACGAGCGGCGTTAAAGCGGTCACAAAATATCAGGTTTACTCCACGTGACGAACAGACTACTTTTGGACCTATTAATAGGCCTTTTACTAGACCACCAAGGTTATAA
- the LOC123867974 gene encoding leucine-rich repeat extensin-like protein 3, translated as MSRLRLVLSAIAIIASCEASGIGHFAPAVKSIPVVRYAPFYSFPNGVRSIHAVLPAVASPPAPVFRAFAPAPVLPAPVAAPVLPAPPPLFPRVYQAPAFPAPVFRTQFLPAPIPAPLPPPAPVFAPASAPVYPALPRFAPNPSYSVGPIFTGAVPFSPIVRAVAPAVLPAPAPAYPAPVYAPAPIGFARSVAYPAPAPFLPAHIKYEQAWK; from the exons ATGTCTCGACTGAGATTA GTACTTTCCGCCATTGCCATCATAGCTAGCTGTGAAGCTAGCGGGATTGGACATTTCGCACCGGCAGTCAAATCAATACCTGTTGTGCGATACGCACCTTTCTACAGTTTCCCAAATGGAGTGCGTTCAATACACGCAGTTCTACCAGCAGTAGCTTCGCCTCCAGCCCCAGTTTTTCGAGCATTTGCCCCAGCACCTGTATTGCCTGCGCCGGTAGCTGCCCCCGTACTGCCAGCGCCGCCACCATTGTTTCCTCGTGTATATCAAGCACCTGCCTTCCCAGCGCCGGTCTTCCGTACCCAATTTTTACCAGCACCAATTCCGGCACCTTTACCGCCTCCTGCGCCAGTATTTGCACCAGCATCAGCACCTGTTTACCCTGCATTACCTAGATTTGCTCCAAATCCTTCTTATTCTGTAGGACCAATCTTTACTGGAGCTGTGCCTTTTTCACCTATTGTCAGAGCTGTTGCTCCTGCCGTATTACCGGCACCAGCACCAGCGTATCCCGCTCCAGTTTATGCACCAGCTCCTATTGGCTTTGCAAGATCCGTAGCCTACCCAGCTCCAGCACCCTTTTTACCCGCACACATAAAATATGAACAAGCGTGGAAATGA
- the LOC123867997 gene encoding larval/pupal cuticle protein H1C isoform X1, producing MNESIMVVFAALVAYASAGLIASPWGNAGAWGHGLVGAPVVSAPIVSAPIVKQAVPVATSYANTVRIATPAVAVAPAPYAIAAHGPVVAPLGHGW from the exons ATGAATGAAAGTATTATG GTCGTATTCGCCGCCCTAGTGGCCTACGCCTCCGCTGGCCTAATTGCCAGCCCGTGGGGTAATGCAGGTGCATGGGGCCACGGACTCGTCGGCGCCCCGGTGGTGAGCGCGCCTATCGTCAGCGCCCCTATCGTCAAACAAGCGGTGCCCGTCGCCACCTCATACGCTAACACTGTCAGG ATCGCCACACCCGCCGTTGCCGTCGCCCCCGCACCCTACGCTATCGCCGCCCACGGCCCCGTGGTCGCCCCCCTCGGCCACGGCTGGTAG
- the LOC123867983 gene encoding calphotin-like isoform X1, with protein sequence MFSLKSIVLIAAAFTISAECSAPLVAPAHIGYAHAVPQNVPPYASQVSVVNKAISPYIAAPVAAPLAAPVAAQYFAAPYAAQFAAPIGPLAARVAPAVATPFAAAPYVAAPYAAAPYALPGPFAPSAAYAAPYPYAAGAPLIRGAFGVAPAFVR encoded by the exons ATGTTTTCTCTGAAATCT ATCGTACTCATCGCTGCAGCGTTCACCATCAGTGCAGAGTGCAGTGCTCCATTGGTAGCACCAGCACATATAGGTTACGCTCATGCAGTGCCGCAGAACGTTCCTCCATACGCCTCCCAAGTCAGCGTAGTCAATAAGGCGATCAGCCCGTATATTGCGGCTCCGGTCGCTGCGCCACTTGCTGCACCTGTAGCTGCACAATATTTTGCTGCACCCTACGCCGCTCAATTCGCCGCACCTATCGGTCCCCTTGCCGCTCGGGTTGCACCAGCTGTGGCCACTCCTTTCGCAGCTGCACCATACGTAGCTGCCCCTTACGCCGCAGCTCCCTATGCCCTTCCAGGTCCTTTTGCTCCTTCAGCCGCCTATGCAGCTCCTTACCCTTATGCAGCTGGCGCACCTTTAATCCGCGGGGCATTCGGTGTTGCTCCAGCGTTTGTTCGATAG
- the LOC123867983 gene encoding calphotin-like isoform X2: MIVLIAAAFTISAECSAPLVAPAHIGYAHAVPQNVPPYASQVSVVNKAISPYIAAPVAAPLAAPVAAQYFAAPYAAQFAAPIGPLAARVAPAVATPFAAAPYVAAPYAAAPYALPGPFAPSAAYAAPYPYAAGAPLIRGAFGVAPAFVR; the protein is encoded by the exons ATG ATCGTACTCATCGCTGCAGCGTTCACCATCAGTGCAGAGTGCAGTGCTCCATTGGTAGCACCAGCACATATAGGTTACGCTCATGCAGTGCCGCAGAACGTTCCTCCATACGCCTCCCAAGTCAGCGTAGTCAATAAGGCGATCAGCCCGTATATTGCGGCTCCGGTCGCTGCGCCACTTGCTGCACCTGTAGCTGCACAATATTTTGCTGCACCCTACGCCGCTCAATTCGCCGCACCTATCGGTCCCCTTGCCGCTCGGGTTGCACCAGCTGTGGCCACTCCTTTCGCAGCTGCACCATACGTAGCTGCCCCTTACGCCGCAGCTCCCTATGCCCTTCCAGGTCCTTTTGCTCCTTCAGCCGCCTATGCAGCTCCTTACCCTTATGCAGCTGGCGCACCTTTAATCCGCGGGGCATTCGGTGTTGCTCCAGCGTTTGTTCGATAG
- the LOC123867995 gene encoding cuticle protein 16.5-like, translating to MIAKFFTVFALTIAATHAGITPFAAAPAALVAPAVAPAAYAVAPYASSYSAHAVNHAVAAPVVAPAPVVAAAPYVAAPAAPYVAAPAAPYVAAPAAPYVTAPAAYSPYFARYASAPYFL from the exons ATGATCGCCAAATTTTTC ACTGTCTTCGCCCTCACCATCGCCGCTACCCACGCTGGAATCACACCATTTGCTGCCGCTCCTGCTGCTCTCGTGGCCCCAGCAGTAGCACCAGCAGCATACGCAGTGGCTCCCTATGCTAGCTCATACTCCGCTCACGCTGTCAACCACGCAGTTGCAGCCCCTGTCGTCGCTCCAGCTCCCGTCGTTGCTGCTGCCCCTTACGTTGCCGCGCCAGCAGCACCGTACGTCGCCGCGCCAGCAGCACCTTACGTCGCCGCTCCAGCAGCACCTTACGTCACAGCTCCCGCCGCCTACAGCCCTTACTTCGCTAGATACGCCTCCGCTCCCTACTTCCTATAG
- the LOC123867997 gene encoding larval/pupal cuticle protein H1C isoform X2: protein MYKLVVFAALVAYASAGLIASPWGNAGAWGHGLVGAPVVSAPIVSAPIVKQAVPVATSYANTVRIATPAVAVAPAPYAIAAHGPVVAPLGHGW from the exons ATGTACAAACTG GTCGTATTCGCCGCCCTAGTGGCCTACGCCTCCGCTGGCCTAATTGCCAGCCCGTGGGGTAATGCAGGTGCATGGGGCCACGGACTCGTCGGCGCCCCGGTGGTGAGCGCGCCTATCGTCAGCGCCCCTATCGTCAAACAAGCGGTGCCCGTCGCCACCTCATACGCTAACACTGTCAGG ATCGCCACACCCGCCGTTGCCGTCGCCCCCGCACCCTACGCTATCGCCGCCCACGGCCCCGTGGTCGCCCCCCTCGGCCACGGCTGGTAG